The Sulfuricystis thermophila genome segment CTCGAGGCGCGGAAAGTCGCGGTTGCCGGCCCGCACTGCCTGCGCGACTTCGCACAGGCAGCGATACAGCCTTGGCGCCTCGGCGCGTTCGGCTGGCGAGAGATAGCCGTTGCGCGACGAGAGCGCCAGGCCATCCGGCGCGCGCACCGTTTCTCCGGGAATCACCTCGATCGGCAGGGCGAATTCGCGCACCATCGCTGAGAGCACCAAGAACTGCTGGTAATCCTTCTTGCCGAACAGCGCCGCCTGCGGCTGGACGATGGCGAACAGCTTCATCACCACGGTCGCCACACCACGGAAATGGCCCGGACGGAACTCGCCCTCGAGAATGCTGGCATGTTCGGCCGGCGGCTCGACGACATAGCGCTGCGGGGTCGGATAGAGCTCTTCTTCCGCTGGGGCGAAAAGGTGGTCCACGCCTGCGGCGACGAGTTTCTCGCAATCCGCTTCGAGCGTGCGCGGGTATTTGTCGAAATCCTCGCCGGGACGGAATTGCAGGCGGTTGACGAAGATCGAGGCGACCACGCAGTCGCCGTGCGCGCGGGCCTGCTTCATCAGCATGATGTGGCCTTCGTGCAGATTGCCCATGGTCGGCACGAAGACGATGCGGCCGGCGTCTTTCAGCGCGGCGCGCAGGCCGGCGATGGCGTGATGAATCTGCATCTTTGCGGTTTATCAGTAGCAGTGTTCGGGGGCGGGATAGCGGCCTTCCTTGACGGCGGTGACATAGGCGCGCACGGCGCCTTCGATGCTCTGCGCCTCGAGCATGAAGTCCTTGACGAAACGGCCTTTCTTGCCGGGGTAGAGACCCAGCATGTCGTAGAGCACCAGCACCTGTCCGTCGCAGTCGGGGCCGGCGCCGATGCCGATCGTCGCACAGACCTTGAGCGTGCGCGTGATCTCCGCAGCCAGCGCGGAGGGGACCATTTCCAGCACCATCAACGCCGCACCGGCCTGTTCGAGCGCGATCGCATCGTTCATCATGCGCGCCGCCGAGGCCTCATCGCGCCCCTGCACGTGGTAGCCGCCGAGCGCATGCACCGATTGCGGTGTGAGGCCGATGTGCGCGCAGACCGGCACGCCCCGTTCGACGAGGAAATGCACGGTCTCCGCCATCACCTCGCCGCCTTCGAGCTTGACCATCTCGGCGCCGGCGGCGAGCAATCGGCCGGCATTCCTGATCGCCTGCTCCTTCGATTCGTGATAGGCGCCGAACGGCATGTCGGCGATCACCATCGCCCGATGCACCATGTGGCCGACGCATTCGGTGTGATAGACCATGTGCTCCATGGTCACCGGCAGCGTCGAAGTCCTGCCCTGGATGACGTTGCCGAGCGAATCGCCGACCAGCATCGCATCGACGCCGCAGCGGTCTTCGAGCGCGGCGAAGCTGGCGTCATAGCAGGTCAGCATGGCGATCTTCTCGCCGGCATGCTTCATGCGGGCGAGGCCGGGAAGGGTGACCGGCTTGTTGGAGGCGAGATAAGTCATCTATGGGCTGCGAAAGATGAAATAGACGGCGCCAAGGATACACAAAGCCGCCCACAGGTAGTCGAGTTTGAGCGGCTGGCGCATGTAGAAGACGACGAAGGGCACGAACACCGTCAGCGCGATGACTTCCTGGAGGATCTTGAGCTGCGGCAGCGACAGTTCGTGATGGCCGATGCGGTTGGCCGGCACCTGCAACAGGTATTCGAACAGCGCGATGCCCCAGGATGCCAGCGCGGCGATCCACCACGGGCGGTCGTTGAGATTCTTCAGGTGCGCATACCAGGCGAAGGTCATGAAGACGTTCGATGCCGACAGCAGCAGCACGGTCTGCCAAAGGACGGGGAGGCCTTTCAGGAAACTCATGGCAACTTCTCGATGCGCTGGTCGGCCACCTGCGGCAGCAAGGCAGCGAGCGGGCCGCGACCAGGAATGGCCAGATCGGGTGCGATCTCGGCCAGCGGCGCGAGCACGAAGGCGCGTTCGGTCATGCGCGGATGCGGCAGCGTCAGTTCGGGCAGGTCGAGGATCTGGTCGCCATACAGCAGCAGGTCGAGATCGAGCGTGCGTGGCGCGTTGCGGATCGAGCGTACGCGCCCGAATGCGGCCTCGATGGCGAATAGGCGGGTGAGCAGCTCGGCGGGGGCGAGTGCAGTCTCGAGCTCGACGACGGCGTTGATGAAGTCCGGCTGATGCTTCAGGCCGACCGGCGCGGTGCGGTAGAGCGAGGAGCCGGCAATGAAACGGGCATCGGGCATCTCTTGCAGGGCAGTGATCGCGGCGCGCACCGTGCGCAATGGATCGCCGAGGTTCGCGCCGAGCGCGATATAGGCAATGGCGGTCATGGCGTGCTCACTCGTTCAGACTCGGCGCTGGTGAAACGGCACTGGCTGGGCATTCGGCGGGCTTTTTGGCGCGCCGGCGCCGGCGTTTCTTCGTGCCGGCGGTCTCGGGTTTCAGCATCGCTTCGCGGGTGGCATGGTCGGCCTCGGCAAAGCGCGCCCACCAATCGACGATTTCTTCGGGCAGCTCGCCGCTTTCCGCCCGCAGACGCAAAAAATCCCAGGCGGCACGGAAGCGCGGCTGCTCGATGAGGCGGAACGGCGCGCGGCCGCCGCGTTTTTCGAAGCGCGGCTGCAAGAGCCAGATCTCCTTGATGTCGCCGATGATGCGGCGCGTGATGGCGAGCTTTTCCGCCTGCGTGTCGAGCACTTCGTCCATCGCCGCATGCAGCGCCGGCAGGGCCGGTTCGCCGTTTTGCTTGCGCGCTTCCCAGTTGGCGAGCACCTCGTGCCAGAGCAGGGTGGCGAACAGAAAGCCCGGCGAGGTGCGCTTGCCTTCGCGCACCCGTCGGTCGGTGTCGGCAAGCGCCAGCATGACGAATTTCTCGCCCAGCGGCTGTTCGAGGATCACGTCCAACAGCGGCAGCAGGCCATGGTGCAGACCTTCCTCGCGCAGGCGTTTCAGACATTCGACGGCATGCCCAGAGAACAGCAGTTTCAGCATTTCGTCGAAGAGTCGCGCGGCCGGCACGTTCTCGATCAGCCCGGCCATCTCGCGGATCGGCGCCTCGACGGTCGGGTCCATGCGCAAATCGAGCTTCGCCGAGAGGCGCACCGCGCGCAGCATGCGCACCGGGTCTTCGCGGTAGCGCGCGCGCGGATCGCCGATCATGCGCAGGGTCTTGTGCTGCAGATCGCGCACGCCGTGGTGGTAATCGAAAACCTGTTGCGTGGCAGGATCGTAGTAGAGCGCATTGATCGTGAAGTCGCGGCGGGCGGCGTCTTCCTCCATCGTGCCCCAGACGTTGTCGCGCAGCACGCGGCCATGTTCGTCCTTCAGCGTATGCTCGTCGTGGGCGGCACGGAAGGTGGATACCTCGATGGTCTCCTGTCCGAACATCACATGCACGATCTGGAAGCGCCGGCCGATGATGCGGGCGCGGCGGAACAGGCCGCGCACCTGCTCGGGCGTGGCGTCGGTGGCGACGTCGAAATCCTTGGGATCGATGCCGGCGATCAAATCACGCACCGCGCCGCCGACGACATAGGCCTTGAAGCCGGCCTGCTGCAGCGCCTCGCAGGTGCGGCGCGCGGCCAGTGACACTTCCTGCGGATGGATGCCATGCTGTTCGGGGCCGATGATCTCGACCGGGTGCGGGGTGGGTTCGCCGCGCCTGAAGACGCGGCGCAACAGCTTGCGGATCATGAGGCGCGCATCATACCCGAAGTGACAGGATCGGCCAGCCGCGCGCGGCGGCATGGGCGCGTAAAGTGTCGTCGGGGTCGACGGCGACCGGGTGCGTGACGCGTTCGAGCAGCGGCAGATCATTGTGGGAATCGCTGTAGAAAGTGCTGTGTTCGAAAGCGCCCCACCACAGCCCCATTTCTTCGAACCAGAGGTTCAGACGTGTGATCTTGCCCTCCTTGAAGGCGGGGATGCCGCGCGGCGCGCCGGTGAAACGCCCGTCCTC includes the following:
- the panC gene encoding pantoate--beta-alanine ligase; protein product: MQIHHAIAGLRAALKDAGRIVFVPTMGNLHEGHIMLMKQARAHGDCVVASIFVNRLQFRPGEDFDKYPRTLEADCEKLVAAGVDHLFAPAEEELYPTPQRYVVEPPAEHASILEGEFRPGHFRGVATVVMKLFAIVQPQAALFGKKDYQQFLVLSAMVREFALPIEVIPGETVRAPDGLALSSRNGYLSPAERAEAPRLYRCLCEVAQAVRAGNRDFPRLEAEAMAELSAHGWAPDYVAVRSRIDLQSPPTDGPVPPLVVLAAARLGTTRLIDNLEI
- the panB gene encoding 3-methyl-2-oxobutanoate hydroxymethyltransferase, coding for MTYLASNKPVTLPGLARMKHAGEKIAMLTCYDASFAALEDRCGVDAMLVGDSLGNVIQGRTSTLPVTMEHMVYHTECVGHMVHRAMVIADMPFGAYHESKEQAIRNAGRLLAAGAEMVKLEGGEVMAETVHFLVERGVPVCAHIGLTPQSVHALGGYHVQGRDEASAARMMNDAIALEQAGAALMVLEMVPSALAAEITRTLKVCATIGIGAGPDCDGQVLVLYDMLGLYPGKKGRFVKDFMLEAQSIEGAVRAYVTAVKEGRYPAPEHCY
- the pcnB gene encoding polynucleotide adenylyltransferase PcnB; its protein translation is MIRKLLRRVFRRGEPTPHPVEIIGPEQHGIHPQEVSLAARRTCEALQQAGFKAYVVGGAVRDLIAGIDPKDFDVATDATPEQVRGLFRRARIIGRRFQIVHVMFGQETIEVSTFRAAHDEHTLKDEHGRVLRDNVWGTMEEDAARRDFTINALYYDPATQQVFDYHHGVRDLQHKTLRMIGDPRARYREDPVRMLRAVRLSAKLDLRMDPTVEAPIREMAGLIENVPAARLFDEMLKLLFSGHAVECLKRLREEGLHHGLLPLLDVILEQPLGEKFVMLALADTDRRVREGKRTSPGFLFATLLWHEVLANWEARKQNGEPALPALHAAMDEVLDTQAEKLAITRRIIGDIKEIWLLQPRFEKRGGRAPFRLIEQPRFRAAWDFLRLRAESGELPEEIVDWWARFAEADHATREAMLKPETAGTKKRRRRRAKKPAECPASAVSPAPSLNE
- the folK gene encoding 2-amino-4-hydroxy-6-hydroxymethyldihydropteridine diphosphokinase; amino-acid sequence: MTAIAYIALGANLGDPLRTVRAAITALQEMPDARFIAGSSLYRTAPVGLKHQPDFINAVVELETALAPAELLTRLFAIEAAFGRVRSIRNAPRTLDLDLLLYGDQILDLPELTLPHPRMTERAFVLAPLAEIAPDLAIPGRGPLAALLPQVADQRIEKLP
- a CDS encoding DMT family protein gives rise to the protein MSFLKGLPVLWQTVLLLSASNVFMTFAWYAHLKNLNDRPWWIAALASWGIALFEYLLQVPANRIGHHELSLPQLKILQEVIALTVFVPFVVFYMRQPLKLDYLWAALCILGAVYFIFRSP